From the Leptolyngbya sp. O-77 genome, one window contains:
- a CDS encoding DNA topoisomerase, with the protein MSARDTMRVAQSLYEQGYITYMRTDSVNLSQQAIAAARSCVQQMYGSEYLSPEPRRYATKSKGAQEAHEAIRPAGSTFRTPQETGLSGREFQLYDLIWKRTVATQMAEVRQTNITVQIQAEDAGFRATGKRIDFPGFFRAYVEGSDDPDAAIENQEVILPVLREGDHLNCQELEAIAHETQPPARYTEASLVKTLESEGIGRPSTYASIIGTIIDRGYAQMVNNSLVPTFTAFAVTSLLEKHFPDLVDTSFTARMERTLDDISMGEADWLPYLQQFYLGETGLDGQVKQRESQIDPAEARSVELEGLDAKVRIGRYGAYIETETEEGLVKATIPQDFTPSDLDAERVEVLLRQKTEGPDKLGFHPETGEPIYVLIGAYGPYVQLGDATDENPKPKRASLPKGVQPQNVTLEQAVNLLALPRLLGMHPETGCKIQANLGRFGPYIVHDQGKNGKDYRSIKGDDDVLTITLERALELLAEPKAGRGRGRAAAPIRELGPHPEDGEPVNLYNGPYGVYIKHGKLNASLPEGEAAESITMETALKALAEKAATKKTSRRSSKTGDAGTKTSGTKTATKTTKTTRAKAGTAKSSTAKSSTAKSSTTKSSTAKSSTTKAAAAKKTTKSAKSTAEAEAEAAPTEPAPAKQATAKSTTAKSTAQKAASTTRSTKSTKAS; encoded by the coding sequence CTGTCAGCCCGCGACACGATGCGCGTCGCCCAGAGCCTCTATGAACAGGGCTACATCACCTACATGCGAACCGACTCGGTGAATCTGTCGCAGCAGGCGATCGCCGCTGCCCGAAGCTGCGTCCAGCAAATGTATGGCAGCGAATACCTCAGCCCCGAACCGCGCCGCTATGCTACTAAGAGCAAGGGCGCACAGGAAGCCCACGAAGCCATCCGTCCCGCCGGTAGCACCTTCCGCACGCCCCAAGAAACGGGCCTGAGCGGGCGCGAGTTTCAGCTTTATGACCTGATCTGGAAGCGCACGGTGGCCACCCAGATGGCGGAAGTGCGCCAGACCAATATCACCGTGCAGATTCAGGCAGAAGACGCGGGATTTCGCGCCACGGGCAAACGTATCGACTTTCCTGGTTTTTTCCGCGCCTATGTGGAAGGGTCGGACGATCCTGATGCTGCAATTGAAAACCAGGAAGTGATTCTGCCGGTGCTGCGGGAGGGCGACCATCTGAATTGTCAAGAGCTAGAGGCGATCGCCCACGAAACCCAGCCGCCCGCCCGCTATACCGAAGCATCGCTGGTGAAAACGCTGGAAAGCGAAGGCATTGGTCGTCCCAGCACCTACGCCAGCATCATCGGCACGATTATCGACCGGGGCTACGCCCAAATGGTGAACAACAGTCTCGTGCCCACTTTCACGGCCTTCGCCGTCACCAGCCTGCTCGAAAAGCACTTTCCCGACCTGGTAGACACCAGCTTCACCGCCCGCATGGAGCGCACGCTGGACGACATCTCGATGGGCGAAGCCGACTGGCTACCCTACCTCCAGCAGTTCTATCTGGGTGAAACCGGGCTAGACGGTCAGGTAAAGCAGCGCGAGAGCCAGATCGACCCAGCCGAGGCCCGCAGCGTAGAGCTAGAGGGGCTGGATGCAAAAGTCCGCATCGGGCGCTACGGAGCCTACATTGAAACCGAAACCGAGGAGGGGCTGGTCAAAGCCACCATTCCTCAAGATTTCACACCGTCTGATCTGGATGCGGAGCGGGTCGAAGTGCTGCTGCGCCAAAAGACGGAAGGGCCAGATAAGCTTGGTTTCCATCCTGAAACCGGCGAACCCATCTATGTGCTGATCGGAGCCTACGGCCCCTACGTGCAGTTGGGCGACGCGACGGATGAGAATCCCAAGCCCAAGCGAGCCTCATTGCCCAAGGGGGTACAACCCCAAAATGTCACGTTAGAGCAGGCAGTGAACCTGCTGGCGCTGCCGCGTCTGCTGGGAATGCATCCGGAGACGGGCTGCAAGATCCAGGCAAACCTGGGTCGCTTTGGCCCCTATATCGTCCACGATCAGGGCAAAAATGGCAAAGACTATCGCTCAATCAAGGGCGACGACGATGTTCTGACGATTACGCTAGAGCGGGCGCTGGAACTGCTGGCAGAGCCGAAGGCAGGGCGTGGACGCGGACGGGCCGCGGCTCCGATCCGAGAGTTGGGCCCCCACCCGGAAGACGGCGAACCCGTGAACCTCTATAACGGCCCTTACGGCGTTTACATCAAGCATGGAAAGCTCAACGCCTCTTTGCCCGAAGGCGAGGCGGCCGAGTCCATTACGATGGAAACGGCTCTGAAGGCGTTGGCCGAAAAAGCCGCCACCAAGAAAACCTCGCGCCGTTCCAGCAAAACTGGCGACGCAGGTACGAAGACTTCGGGCACCAAGACGGCGACCAAAACCACCAAAACAACCCGCGCAAAGGCTGGTACGGCTAAATCCAGTACAGCTAAATCCAGTACAGCTAAATCCAGCACAACTAAATCCAGCACGGCTAAATCCAGCACAACTAAGGCGGCCGCTGCGAAGAAGACGACCAAATCTGCTAAATCGACGGCTGAGGCTGAGGCTGAGGCAGCGCCAACCGAGCCAGCGCCCGCCAAGCAAGCAACAGCAAAATCCACGACTGCCAAGTCCACCGCCCAAAAAGCGGCATCTACAACGCGCAGCACCAAGTCCACCAAAGCCTCCTGA
- a CDS encoding NAD(P)H-quinone oxidoreductase subunit N, producing MDFSTLAGQLNAGTILPEGIVIATLMVVLIGDLIVGRSSARWTPYVAIAGLLAAVVALVPQWDIAEPISFLGSFSGDTLSVVFRGIIALSAALTILMSVRYVEQSGTSLAEFIVILLTATLGGMFLSGADELVMVFVSLETLSISSYLLTGYMKRDPRSNEAALKYLLIGAASSAIFLYGSSLLYGLSGGETRLGAIATNIAIAGLEDSIGIVIALVFVIAGIAFKIAAVPFHQWTPDVYEGSPTPVVAFLSVGSKAAGFALAVRLLVTAFPAVSEQWQFVLTALAILSMVLGNVVALAQTSMKRLLAYSSIGQAGFVMIGLIVGTEAGYSSMVFYLLVYLFMNLGAFACIILFALRTGTDEIAEYSGLYQKDPLLTLALSICLLSLGGIPPLAGFFGKIYLFWAGWQAGAYALVLVGLVTSVISIYYYIRVVKMMVVKEPDEMSESVKNYPPIRWTLPGMRPLQVGIITALIFTSLAGILSNPLFTLANDSVDNTPMLQPALRVERALMAIARQNPVE from the coding sequence ATGGACTTTTCCACGCTTGCCGGCCAGCTCAATGCCGGAACCATTCTGCCGGAAGGGATTGTGATTGCCACGCTGATGGTGGTGCTGATCGGAGACTTGATTGTGGGGCGCTCGTCGGCTCGATGGACTCCCTACGTGGCGATCGCCGGACTGTTGGCGGCGGTTGTGGCGCTGGTGCCGCAGTGGGATATCGCCGAACCCATTTCATTTTTGGGAAGTTTTAGTGGGGATACCCTGAGCGTTGTGTTTCGCGGCATCATTGCCCTGTCGGCGGCGCTGACGATCCTGATGTCGGTGCGCTACGTGGAGCAATCGGGCACATCGCTGGCCGAGTTCATCGTCATTTTGCTCACGGCGACGCTGGGCGGCATGTTCCTCTCCGGGGCCGACGAGCTGGTGATGGTGTTTGTGTCGCTGGAAACACTCAGTATCTCGTCCTACTTGCTGACGGGCTACATGAAGCGCGACCCCCGCTCGAACGAGGCGGCGCTCAAGTATTTGCTAATTGGCGCAGCCAGTTCCGCCATTTTCCTCTACGGCTCGTCGCTGCTGTACGGGCTGTCGGGGGGTGAAACGCGACTGGGGGCGATCGCCACAAACATTGCGATCGCCGGACTGGAAGACTCCATCGGCATCGTGATTGCCCTGGTGTTTGTGATTGCGGGCATTGCCTTCAAGATTGCCGCTGTGCCCTTTCACCAGTGGACCCCGGACGTGTACGAGGGTTCGCCAACGCCCGTGGTGGCGTTTCTGTCGGTGGGTTCCAAGGCGGCGGGGTTTGCCCTGGCAGTTCGCCTGCTGGTGACGGCGTTTCCTGCGGTGTCTGAGCAGTGGCAGTTTGTGCTGACGGCGCTGGCGATTCTCAGCATGGTGCTGGGCAACGTGGTGGCGCTGGCGCAAACCAGCATGAAGCGGCTTCTGGCCTATTCCTCGATTGGTCAGGCGGGTTTTGTGATGATCGGGCTGATTGTGGGTACCGAGGCTGGCTATTCCAGCATGGTGTTTTATCTGCTGGTGTACCTGTTCATGAACTTGGGTGCGTTTGCCTGCATCATTCTGTTTGCGCTGCGGACGGGCACAGACGAAATTGCCGAATATAGCGGTCTATACCAAAAAGACCCGCTGCTGACGCTGGCCCTGAGTATTTGCCTGCTATCTTTGGGAGGCATCCCGCCGCTGGCAGGCTTCTTTGGCAAGATTTATCTGTTCTGGGCGGGCTGGCAGGCTGGGGCCTATGCGCTGGTGCTGGTGGGTCTGGTAACGAGTGTTATCTCCATCTACTACTACATTCGCGTGGTGAAGATGATGGTGGTAAAGGAGCCAGATGAGATGTCTGAGTCGGTGAAGAACTATCCGCCGATCCGCTGGACGCTGCCGGGAATGCGACCGCTCCAGGTAGGCATCATCACGGCGCTAATCTTCACCTCGCTGGCGGGCATTCTGTCCAATCCGCTGTTCACGCTGGCGAATGACTCGGTTGACAATACCCCCA
- a CDS encoding DNA topoisomerase, with translation MGHVRDLPQSASDIPASVKGEEWAKLGVNVEADFEPLYIVPQDKKKVVKALKEALKEADELILATDEDREGESISWHLLQLLQPKVPTKRMVFHEITEEAIREALQNCRDVDEQLVHAQETRRILDRLVGYTLSPLLWKKIAWGLSAGRVQSVAVRLLVNRERQRRAFRKGSYWDLKATLEKDGSSFESKLVTLGVAAASLRGRF, from the coding sequence ATGGGACATGTGCGAGATTTGCCCCAGTCGGCGAGCGACATTCCCGCTTCGGTCAAGGGCGAAGAGTGGGCAAAACTCGGGGTCAATGTGGAGGCTGACTTTGAGCCGCTCTACATCGTTCCGCAGGATAAGAAGAAAGTCGTCAAGGCACTGAAGGAGGCGCTGAAAGAGGCCGATGAGCTAATTCTGGCAACGGACGAAGACCGCGAAGGGGAGAGCATTAGCTGGCATTTGCTGCAACTGCTCCAGCCCAAGGTGCCTACGAAGCGCATGGTGTTCCACGAAATCACCGAGGAAGCCATCCGCGAAGCCCTGCAAAACTGCCGCGATGTGGATGAGCAACTGGTTCATGCCCAGGAAACTCGGCGCATTCTGGATCGGCTGGTGGGCTACACGCTGTCGCCGCTGCTCTGGAAAAAAATTGCCTGGGGTCTATCGGCAGGGCGGGTGCAGTCGGTTGCGGTACGGCTCTTGGTCAACCGCGAACGGCAGCGCCGCGCTTTTCGCAAGGGGTCTTACTGGGATCTGAAGGCGACGCTGGAGAAAGACGGCAGCAGCTTTGAGTCGAAACTGGTGACCCTGGGTGTGGCCGCCGCATCGCTACGGGGCAGATTTTGA